From Lytechinus variegatus isolate NC3 chromosome 16, Lvar_3.0, whole genome shotgun sequence, the proteins below share one genomic window:
- the LOC121429571 gene encoding sialidase-1-like — MAELALNILRLLFLKISILLSVTYAITPFVLEEQLLWESSDEGEVSTYRIPIIKQMPNGDLLAFSEARKYSSADAGAKFIAMRRSSNSGQSWGPSVYILNDYKVPDGLNLGTVLVDSITNNTILIHTFCVHSVCNGTGQKPSGVFMVTSPDFGYSWSEPVNLGEKNPKLMDLHFDPGPGYGIQKQHPPHKGRLVTCGHSNDANGADERSMLCLHSDDGGVIWNISMGLAGLPYGQTKKTGDFVPGEVQIVELKNGTILANVRNTYSYHCKCRIQAMSFDGGSSFPTTSIQLKEELLDPNVCGSILNFNDDQYIFFSNAYSIVSRINLTLHWSTDAGSTYPNLLNIYGKGSGYSCLTYVDENHIALVYEKDDIKFISYVRIQLNL, encoded by the exons ATGGCAGAGCTTGCATTGAACATCCTACGACTTTTGTTCTTAAAAATCTCAATCTTATTGTCAGTCACGTATGCGATAACCCCGTTTGTGTTAGAAGAGCAACTGCTGTGGGAATCATCGGACGAAGGCGAAGTTTCAACTTATCGAATTCCCATCATCAAGCAAATGCCAAATGGAGACCTCCTCGCCTTCAGCGAAGCGCGAAAATACAGCTCCGCGGATGCCGGGGCGAAGTTCATCGCCATGCGCCGCTCATCAAACAGCGGGCAGTCGTGGGGACCGAGTGTTTATATTCTCAACGATTATAAAGTTCCAGACGGGTTAAATCTTGGCACAGTCCTGGTTGACAGTATAACAAACAACACCATTTTGATTCACACATTCTGTGTTCATTCAGTATGCAATGGCACTGGGCAAAAGCCATCTGGAGTTTTCATGGTGACGAGTCCAGACTTTGGGTACAGTTGGTCCGAGCCTGTGAATTTAGGAGAGAAGAACCCAAAGCTAATGGACCTACATTTTGATCCTGGGCCCGGTTATGGGATTCAGAAACAACACCCTCCTCACAAAGGCAGACTGGTTACCTGTGGACATTCTAATGATGCAAACGGTGCAGATGAACGGTCAATGTTGTGCCTTCATAGTGATG ATGGTGGTGTAATATGGAATATAAGCATGGGATTGGCTGGTCTCCCATACGGACAGACAAAGAAAACTGGAGACTTTGTACCAGGTGAAGTTCag ATTGTTGAGTTGAAGAATGGGACAATCCTTGCCAATGTGCGGAATACCTACAGCTATCACTGCAAGTGTCGCATCCAAGCAATGAGCTTTGATGGTGGATCTTCATTCCCCACGACCTCAATTCAACTGAAAGAAGAACTACTAGATCCCAACGTCTGTGGGTCAATCCTCAACTTCAATGATGATCAGTATATATTCTTCAGCAACGCGTACAGTATCGTTTCTCGGATCAACCTCACGCTTCACTGGAGCACGGACGCTGGGAGTACCTATCCAAatcttttgaatatttatggaaAAGGTAGTGGATATTCATGCCTAACTTATGTTGATGAAAATCACATAGCACTGGTTTATGAAAAAGATGATATAAAGTTTATTTCATATGTAAGGATCCAGCTTAATCTCTAG